From the Amia ocellicauda isolate fAmiCal2 chromosome 12, fAmiCal2.hap1, whole genome shotgun sequence genome, the window GTGTGTTTGGgtggtctgtgtgtcccttCTGGTGTTCAGTGTCCAATCCACTTTACATAAACAATATCcagtcagtgctgtagtgtctgtaTTGACCTGCTTGTTTTCCCTCTGCAGAAGCCTGAGCGGGACGAGTGGGGCAGTGGGCTGGAGGCCATGCAGAGTGCCCTGCAGCTGGAGAAGAAGGTCAACCAGGCCCTGCTTGACCTGCACAAGTTGGCCTCTGAGAAGACCGACCCTCATGTGAGTGCCAGTGTGAACCAACACCCCCACTCCTCTTCCCACCCTGAGTCAACCAGGGTTGATGTACTCCTGTGACTAACTCGTCTCTTTCTTCCCACCCCCCCTCCTCAGATGTGTGACTTCCTGGAGACCCATTACCTGAACGAGCAGGTGGAGGCCATCAAGAAGCTTGGTGATCATGTGACCAACCTGACCCGCATGGGTGCCCCCAGCAACGGGCTGGCAGAGTACCTGTTCGACAAGCACACACTGGGGGGCAGCAGCTAAACGCAGCCTGGGGATCTGCCCAGGGCCTCCAGAGAGCCTGATGCTCCCCAGCCTCTTCTCCCCGAGTTGCAGCCCTGTTCTTGTGTAGTTTGTAATTGTGTGTGAGGGAATGATTATGCATTCATACAGATGGGGTGGGTGAAATTCAGTGCTGCTAGTACTCAAACGCACAGATTGAAGATAACTGAC encodes:
- the LOC136764487 gene encoding ferritin, middle subunit; its protein translation is MESQIRQNYHRDCEAAINRMANMELYASYTYLSMAHYFARDDVALHGFSHFFKENSKEEREHAEKLLSFQNKRGGRVVLQDIKKPERDEWGSGLEAMQSALQLEKKVNQALLDLHKLASEKTDPHMCDFLETHYLNEQVEAIKKLGDHVTNLTRMGAPSNGLAEYLFDKHTLGGSS